In the Oncorhynchus nerka isolate Pitt River linkage group LG6, Oner_Uvic_2.0, whole genome shotgun sequence genome, TTTTGGCTGAAATTGTTCCTGGTTTACGAGTCTTTATTTCAAGCAATGGATGGTGAGTCCAGGTTTATCAAGGTTTTAACAACAGACAACAATGTATATTGATGGGACAGGGGATATGATTATGGAATAGCAGTGAACCCattatagtggtgtgtgtgtgtctcagattCGGTGGTGAGCTACAAGCAGCTGAAGAACATGTTGTCCACTCACAACATCCAGCTGTTTGATGTCCGCAACCAAGATGAGTTCATGGCTGGACGCATCCCGGACTCTGTAAACATCCCATGTGAGTAGACTACACAAATCATGGTGTATATTAACCTATCAAAggtgtgtgtttttatgtgtaCTGTATCTGTGCATGCGCGCAATCTCTACTAATGTTCAGCGTGTGGGTCTGTCAGTGAGCCAGCTGGAGGAATCTCTAAAGCTGTCACCAGAGCACTTCCAGCTGCAGTTTGAGGTGAAGGCTCCTGGGAAAGATGATGACAACCTTGTCTTCCACTGCCAGAAGGGCCGGAGGAGCGCCGAAGCTCTAGCCATCGCCCGACAACTGGGCTTCAACAGGTATAACACACTTTAACTCACCTGGCATACCTTATTAGGGTATGTGTGGACATACAGTATTCTCATATACACATACTGGAAGACACCTGAAagatctccccctgtctcctccccttctctcctaggGTTCGGCACTATCAGGGGGGGTACAGTGAATGGGCCGCACATGAGGGAAAGTGAGTCACTTTACATCCATAACGGAGTTCTGGTCCAGCCCTATAACTCCTCTAGTCTGAGTACTGCACCAGAAAACCAAGACCGAAACACACGTCTTAGAGGACTCAAGTTTTGAGGTACTGTTCCTGACTGATTGACCTCAGTTATCTATGACAACTAACTTACTTGGAAGAGGTTGTTCTGCATCCTTATTTCCTACCTCATTTGGCTGAAAGACTGATGTGAAATGTAAAAGGCAAGATCATAAACTGAGAGACTTACTTCATCAATAAAGTCAATATTTAAGATTTATATGGTTGTATTACTGTTTATTTTATGCAGGAATTTTACATAAATGGAACAATTAAcaatgacatacagtaccagtcaaaagtttagacacacctactcattcaagggtttctttatgtgtactattttctacattgtagaataatagtgaagacatcaaaactatgaaatgacacatggaatcatgtagtaaccaaaaagtgttaaacacatcaAGGGTTTCTCCacacatcgcgccgacagaaacaaacatctttctggtaagaagagtggcgggggcgtatgcctcatgactaacgagacatggtgttaTGAAGGAaacgtacaggaactcaaatccttctgttcacctgatttagaattcctcacaatcaaatgtagaccgcattatcttccaagagaattctcttcgattataatcacagccgtatatatccccccccaagcagacacatcgatggctctgaacgaactttatttaactctttgcaaactggaaaccatttatccggaggctgcattcattgtagctggggattttaacaaagctaatctgaaaacaagactccctaaattttatcagcatatcgattgcgcaaccaggggtggtaaaaccttggatcattgttactctaacttccgcgacgcatataaggccctgccccgcccccctttcagaaaagctgaccacgactccattttgttgatccctgcctacaggcagaaacttaaacaagaggctcccacgctgaggtctgtccaacgctggtcagaccaagctgactccacactccaagactgcttccatcacgtggactgggacatgtttcgtattgcgtcagataaaaatattgacgaatacgctgattcagtgtgcgagttcattagaacgtgcgttgaatatgtcgttcccatagcaacgataaaaacattccctaaccagaaaccgtggattgatggcagcattcgcgtgaaactgaaagcgcgaaccactgcttttaatcagggcaaggtgtctggcaacatgaccgaatacaaacagtgcagctattccctccccaaggctattaaacaagctaagcgtcagtacagagacaaagtagaatctcaattcaacggctcagacacaagaggcatgtggcagggtctacagtcaatcacggactacaagaagaaacccagcccagtcacggaccaggatgtcttgctcccaggcagactaaataacttttttgcccgctttgaggacaatacagtgccactgacacagcctgcaacgaaaacatgcggtctctccttcactgcagccgaggtgagtaagacatttaaacgtgttaaccctcgcaaggctgcaggtccagacggcatccccagccgcgccctcagagcatgcgcagaccagctggccggtgtgtttacggacatattcaatcaatccctataccagtctgctgttcccgcatgcttca is a window encoding:
- the si:ch211-161h7.8 gene encoding thiosulfate:glutathione sulfurtransferase isoform X2 codes for the protein MDDSVVSYKQLKNMLSTHNIQLFDVRNQDEFMAGRIPDSVNIPLSQLEESLKLSPEHFQLQFEVKAPGKDDDNLVFHCQKGRRSAEALAIARQLGFNRVRHYQGGYSEWAAHEGK
- the si:ch211-161h7.8 gene encoding thiosulfate:glutathione sulfurtransferase isoform X1, yielding MVNMVSGLLLRRIFLTVAETSSRVSLGMRGQWCGFTTSTTRFSESSLPNPDSVVSYKQLKNMLSTHNIQLFDVRNQDEFMAGRIPDSVNIPLSQLEESLKLSPEHFQLQFEVKAPGKDDDNLVFHCQKGRRSAEALAIARQLGFNRVRHYQGGYSEWAAHEGK